The Faecalibacterium prausnitzii genome includes a window with the following:
- the pyk gene encoding pyruvate kinase, whose product MRKTKIICTLGPSTDKGDVLRELIANGMNVARFNFSHGSYEEHGGRLANLKALREELGKPVAALLDTKGPEIRLKEFKNGVEMLEAGQTFTLTTREVEGTKEICSVTYKDLPHDVHEGGTIMLDDGLIMLRIEKVTDTDITCTVLNSGKIKTKKGVNVPGVHLSMPYLSQKDREDIIFGIQNGFDFIAASFVRTAQDVYDIRNLLNEYDSNIRIIAKIENREGVNNIDSILSAADAVMVARGDLGVEIDFTELPGIQKNIIDRSFSFGKPIVTATQMLDSMMVNPRPTRAEISDVANAIYDGTSAIMLSGETAAGAYPVEALKTMSAIAERTENEPHYRDERFKDAAHGQISVSDATAHAACLTARDVNAAAIVTVSESGNTARLLSKYRPTQPIIACVMDEQVQRQLSLSWGITSLLMGPAKSTDELIEMSTALAQKNGYLHNGELAVVTAGVPVGVSGTTNMIKIHMVGNCLSTGVGVGRENADLTSASGKACVCRTLDEVRAKFKPGMVLVVPSTSNEMLEYVRDAAALVVEEAGLNSHAAIAGKALLKPTIVGALGACSHIRDGLDIAVDCAHGSVQRLQA is encoded by the coding sequence ATGAGAAAAACGAAGATCATCTGCACCCTTGGCCCCTCCACCGACAAAGGGGATGTCCTGCGCGAGCTGATCGCCAACGGCATGAACGTGGCCCGCTTTAACTTTTCCCACGGCTCCTATGAGGAGCACGGCGGCCGTCTGGCCAATCTGAAGGCACTGCGCGAGGAGCTGGGCAAGCCCGTTGCCGCCCTGCTGGACACCAAGGGCCCTGAGATCCGCTTGAAGGAGTTCAAGAACGGCGTCGAGATGCTGGAAGCCGGCCAGACCTTCACCCTGACCACCCGCGAGGTGGAGGGCACCAAGGAGATCTGCTCCGTCACCTACAAGGACCTGCCCCACGATGTGCACGAGGGCGGCACCATCATGCTGGACGACGGCCTCATCATGCTGCGCATCGAGAAGGTCACCGACACCGACATCACCTGCACTGTGCTGAACAGCGGCAAGATCAAGACCAAGAAGGGCGTCAATGTGCCCGGCGTCCATCTGTCCATGCCGTACCTGAGCCAGAAGGACCGCGAGGACATCATCTTCGGCATCCAGAACGGCTTCGACTTCATCGCAGCCTCCTTCGTGCGCACCGCACAGGACGTCTACGACATCCGCAACCTGCTGAACGAGTACGACTCCAACATCCGCATCATCGCCAAGATCGAGAACCGTGAGGGCGTCAACAACATCGACAGCATCCTGTCCGCTGCCGACGCCGTCATGGTCGCCCGCGGCGACCTGGGCGTTGAGATCGACTTCACCGAGCTGCCCGGCATCCAGAAGAACATCATCGACCGCTCCTTCTCCTTCGGCAAACCCATCGTCACCGCCACCCAGATGCTGGACAGCATGATGGTCAACCCCCGCCCCACCCGCGCCGAGATCTCCGACGTGGCAAACGCCATCTATGACGGCACCTCTGCCATCATGCTCTCCGGCGAGACCGCTGCGGGCGCTTACCCCGTCGAGGCCCTGAAGACCATGTCCGCCATCGCCGAGCGCACCGAGAACGAGCCCCACTACCGCGACGAGCGCTTCAAGGATGCTGCCCACGGCCAGATCAGCGTCAGCGATGCCACCGCACACGCTGCCTGCCTGACCGCACGGGACGTCAACGCTGCCGCAATCGTCACCGTGTCCGAGTCCGGCAACACCGCCCGCCTGCTGAGCAAGTACCGCCCCACCCAGCCCATCATCGCCTGCGTCATGGACGAGCAGGTCCAGCGTCAGCTCTCCCTGAGCTGGGGCATCACCTCCCTGCTGATGGGCCCCGCCAAGAGCACCGACGAGCTGATCGAGATGTCCACCGCTCTGGCCCAGAAGAACGGCTACCTGCACAACGGTGAGCTGGCCGTCGTCACCGCCGGTGTTCCCGTGGGCGTTTCCGGCACCACCAACATGATCAAGATCCACATGGTCGGCAACTGCCTGTCCACCGGTGTGGGCGTCGGCCGCGAGAACGCCGACCTGACCAGCGCTTCCGGCAAGGCCTGCGTCTGCCGTACGCTGGACGAGGTCCGTGCCAAGTTCAAGCCCGGCATGGTGCTGGTCGTGCCCTCCACCAGCAACGAGATGCTGGAGTACGTCCGCGATGCTGCCGCTCTGGTGGTCGAGGAGGCTGGCCTGAACAGCCACGCCGCCATTGCCGGCAAGGCCCTGCTCAAGCCCACCATCGTGGGTGCCCTGGGTGCCTGCAGCCACATCCGCGACGGTCTGGACATCGCAGTGGACTGCGCCCACGGCAGCGTCCAGCGCCTGCAGGCCTGA
- a CDS encoding S-ribosylhomocysteine lyase, translating into MERIASFCVDHTKLDRGMYLSRQDGDVLTWDIRMKKPNHGDYLSTGAAHTLEHLFATYARNSAFRDGVIYVGPMGCRTGFYLLTRGLTPAEALKLTVESFRFMAAFEGAVPGASEVECGNYRDMDLPAARAEAAAMLPVLEALTADQLHY; encoded by the coding sequence ATGGAACGGATCGCAAGTTTCTGCGTGGACCACACCAAACTGGACCGCGGCATGTACCTGAGCCGTCAGGACGGCGATGTGCTCACCTGGGACATCCGGATGAAGAAGCCGAACCACGGCGATTATCTCTCCACCGGGGCCGCCCACACGCTGGAGCACCTGTTCGCTACCTATGCACGGAACAGCGCTTTCCGGGACGGCGTCATCTACGTCGGCCCCATGGGCTGCCGCACCGGCTTCTATCTGCTCACGCGCGGCCTTACCCCTGCCGAAGCGCTGAAGCTGACGGTGGAGTCCTTCCGCTTCATGGCGGCCTTTGAGGGCGCTGTCCCCGGTGCCAGCGAAGTGGAATGCGGCAACTACCGCGACATGGACCTGCCCGCCGCCAGAGCCGAGGCAGCCGCCATGCTCCCTGTTCTGGAAGCGCTGACCGCTGACCAGCTGCACTACTAA
- a CDS encoding glycosyltransferase, whose product MAEYILLIDSNYEEAEGFVRGLEEATASPWEVELYPNNKTYGLHRYLKFFTVALHVVTHPARYSGKTLLCWQQFYGIAIAFFFRLFHLKKRFRLVIMTFIYKPRSGFAGRLFERFVRYAVTSDAVDRILLTTRAEAPRYAETFGLPLSRFGFAHCGSIPHDPAAYDDPALKAQGYYFATGRSNRDYDFLIRAFRGRPETLCIACDVLAPCPEPNIQVEQNLFGEAMLRRMRNARAVLFAFENDQVASGQLTFLTAMDLGVPVIVTQTQGLTDDYLTDGVTGLVVPKEEAALHEAMDRLAADPAFAARLSANAEQAFRTRFTYYHAGKEVGAQVSESEVV is encoded by the coding sequence ATGGCAGAATACATTTTGCTGATCGACAGTAACTATGAGGAGGCCGAGGGCTTTGTGCGCGGGCTGGAAGAAGCGACCGCTTCCCCCTGGGAAGTCGAGCTTTATCCCAACAACAAGACCTACGGTCTGCACCGCTACCTCAAGTTTTTCACGGTGGCGCTCCATGTGGTCACCCACCCGGCCCGGTATTCCGGCAAGACCCTGCTCTGCTGGCAGCAGTTCTACGGCATCGCCATCGCGTTTTTCTTCCGGTTGTTTCACCTCAAAAAGCGGTTCCGGCTCGTCATCATGACCTTTATCTACAAGCCGCGGTCCGGTTTTGCCGGGAGGCTGTTCGAGCGCTTTGTGCGGTACGCCGTCACTTCCGACGCAGTGGACCGCATCCTGCTGACCACCCGCGCCGAGGCCCCGCGCTACGCCGAGACCTTCGGTCTGCCCCTTTCCCGATTCGGTTTTGCCCACTGCGGCTCGATCCCGCACGACCCCGCCGCCTACGACGACCCGGCACTGAAAGCGCAGGGCTACTATTTTGCCACCGGCCGCAGCAACCGCGACTATGACTTCCTCATCCGGGCGTTCCGGGGCCGCCCGGAAACGCTCTGCATCGCCTGCGATGTTCTCGCCCCCTGCCCGGAACCCAACATCCAGGTCGAACAGAACCTGTTCGGCGAGGCCATGCTGCGCCGGATGCGGAACGCCAGAGCCGTTCTCTTCGCCTTTGAAAACGACCAGGTCGCCTCCGGGCAGCTGACCTTCCTCACGGCCATGGATCTCGGTGTACCCGTCATCGTGACCCAGACACAGGGCCTGACAGACGACTATCTCACCGATGGCGTCACCGGCCTTGTGGTGCCCAAGGAGGAAGCGGCTCTGCACGAAGCGATGGACCGGCTGGCCGCAGACCCTGCCTTTGCCGCCCGGCTCAGCGCCAACGCAGAGCAGGCGTTCCGCACCCGGTTCACCTATTACCATGCCGGCAAAGAAGTCGGCGCACAAGTTTCCGAAAGCGAGGTGGTCTGA
- a CDS encoding glycosyltransferase yields the protein MPCISVIVPTYNVLPYLDRSMTSLLGQTHRDLDILLIDDGATDGCAARCDAYARQDPRVRVVHQPNGGLSAARNTGLDHAVGDFVAFLDPDDYADPHMLERLLTTLTQAQADTCFCRYYDVSADGSVRLAPEDYARSLYTGAEIDQLLLGMVGSRPHHPHDVEIGMSVWKGLYSLPILRAHHIRFLSEREYLSEDLLFHLDYLAHAGAVAIVPEPLYYYCQNPASLTGVYRADRFAREKRFYEKVSAELALRFPPEVYRSRLDKAFLGRVRRCIAQEAAHNKNSLRNIAAICRDPLVQAVLRELDESQLPRLKRVLHWAIQHHCALFLYGTFRLR from the coding sequence ATGCCCTGCATCAGCGTGATCGTCCCGACCTACAATGTTCTGCCCTATCTGGACCGCAGCATGACGTCCCTGCTGGGGCAGACCCACCGGGACCTTGATATCCTTCTCATCGACGATGGCGCCACCGACGGCTGCGCCGCCCGCTGCGACGCCTATGCCCGGCAGGACCCGCGCGTCCGGGTCGTCCACCAGCCCAACGGCGGCCTCAGTGCAGCCCGCAACACCGGGCTGGACCATGCAGTCGGCGATTTTGTCGCCTTCCTTGACCCGGATGACTACGCCGACCCCCACATGCTGGAACGGCTTCTGACCACGCTCACCCAGGCACAGGCCGACACCTGCTTCTGCCGCTATTACGATGTCTCCGCCGACGGCAGCGTCCGCCTTGCCCCGGAGGACTATGCGCGTTCCCTCTACACCGGTGCTGAGATCGACCAGCTTCTTCTCGGCATGGTCGGCTCCCGGCCGCACCATCCCCACGACGTGGAGATCGGAATGTCGGTCTGGAAGGGGCTCTACTCCCTGCCCATCCTCCGGGCGCACCACATCCGGTTCCTCTCCGAGCGGGAGTACCTGTCCGAAGATCTGCTGTTCCATCTGGACTATCTTGCCCACGCCGGGGCGGTCGCCATCGTACCGGAGCCTCTCTATTATTACTGCCAGAACCCTGCCTCCCTCACCGGTGTATACCGGGCCGACCGCTTTGCGCGGGAAAAGCGGTTCTACGAGAAGGTCTCGGCAGAGCTTGCCCTGCGCTTCCCGCCCGAAGTCTACCGTTCGCGGCTCGACAAGGCCTTTTTAGGCCGGGTCCGCCGCTGCATCGCGCAGGAGGCCGCACACAACAAAAACAGCCTGCGGAACATCGCGGCCATCTGCCGGGATCCTCTTGTGCAGGCGGTTCTCCGGGAGCTGGATGAGAGCCAGCTGCCCCGGCTCAAGCGGGTGCTCCACTGGGCTATCCAGCACCATTGTGCGCTCTTTTTGTATGGGACATTCCGGCTCAGATAA
- a CDS encoding HAD family hydrolase, translating to MKQKLIFLDIDGTLLPPGEMTVPDSAVEALRRARANGHKLFLCTGRNLRMTAPLFHYGFDGFVCSAGGYVGCEGKVLVDLPMEPEQVRGLRAALQSCGAECTLEVRDDTYGGIKMIERFANLFPKKPGQTNSEAERWRKMMEFGMTIRPIEEYHGEPVYKIVFIAPNEACLTEVKRQYEDQFVFCESRLGDEGGGIVNGELINRKFNKGSGIRAICNHLGCSLADTIGFGDSDNDLQMTDVVGISVCMANGSDNLKKRCDRICPAVTDDGIAREFAALGLI from the coding sequence ATGAAACAAAAACTGATCTTTCTGGATATCGACGGCACCCTGCTGCCGCCGGGTGAGATGACCGTGCCGGACAGTGCGGTGGAGGCTCTCCGCCGCGCCCGCGCCAACGGGCACAAGCTCTTTCTATGCACCGGGCGGAACCTCCGGATGACCGCACCGCTCTTCCACTACGGGTTCGACGGCTTCGTCTGCTCGGCAGGCGGCTATGTGGGCTGTGAGGGAAAGGTCCTGGTGGACCTCCCCATGGAGCCGGAGCAGGTGCGCGGCCTGCGGGCGGCGCTGCAATCATGCGGGGCCGAGTGCACACTGGAAGTGCGGGACGATACGTATGGCGGCATCAAAATGATCGAGCGGTTCGCCAACCTCTTTCCCAAAAAGCCGGGCCAGACCAACAGCGAGGCCGAGCGCTGGCGGAAGATGATGGAGTTCGGGATGACCATCCGCCCCATCGAGGAATACCACGGCGAGCCGGTCTACAAGATCGTTTTCATTGCGCCCAACGAAGCCTGCCTGACGGAGGTAAAGCGGCAGTATGAAGACCAGTTCGTCTTCTGCGAATCCCGCCTTGGCGACGAGGGCGGCGGCATCGTGAACGGAGAACTCATCAACCGCAAATTCAACAAGGGCAGCGGCATCCGGGCCATTTGCAATCATCTGGGCTGCTCGCTGGCCGATACCATCGGCTTTGGCGACAGCGACAACGACTTGCAGATGACGGACGTTGTCGGCATCAGCGTCTGCATGGCCAACGGCTCAGACAACCTGAAAAAACGCTGTGATCGCATCTGCCCCGCCGTCACCGACGACGGCATTGCGCGGGAATTTGCAGCGCTGGGGCTGATCTGA
- the ftsH gene encoding ATP-dependent zinc metalloprotease FtsH → MIWSVLGTSGSSTSGSTMSYSTVVHYFEHNQVTDFTLDRNTSIITLTLKEGDLALPDTSSAAGTTQAAGGLLSGMFSPSSAASVGAVKNDDGTVTVRYKLPYAYVFIENVDKYIASYDAANPDAPMTYDYTTLKETIPWMEILFYLGMLGCTGFLLFSMMRGGAGGGGIMNVGKAKVKDEHENKKTATFADVAGEDEEKEELKEVVEFLKSPDKFNSLGARIPHGVLLVGPPGTGKTLLARACAGEAGVPFYSISGSDFVEMYVGVGASRVRDLFDKAKKTMPCIIFIDEIDAVGRQRGAGLGGGHDEREQTLNQLLVEMDGFEANDGVIVMAATNRADILDKALLRPGRFDRQVYVGLPDVKGREEILKVHTKNKPLAPDVSLKVIAQRTAGFAGADLENLVNEAALLAARRSRKAITMEDIEEASMKVMAGPEKKSRVVTPEEKKLTAYHEAGHAVAGFYCKHHPRVHEITIIPRGQAGGYTMYLPEKDRSYVTKGEMFEDIVSSLGGRVAEQLILEDISTGASNDLQQATNIARQMITKYGFSERLGPVVYGTSQEETFLGRDFGQGKGYSETTAAEIDSEMRDIIDEAYETCRRTLTEHIDQLHALAQALMEREKLNEQEFNTVMAGGKLSPRDGDEPKAEASAPVETAPVEPAEPAEPAEPAEQAENAQLGEAFIPEQDAPTSEE, encoded by the coding sequence ATGATCTGGTCGGTGCTGGGCACCAGCGGCAGCAGCACGAGCGGCTCGACCATGAGCTACTCCACCGTGGTGCATTACTTTGAGCACAATCAGGTCACGGACTTCACGCTGGACCGGAACACCAGCATCATCACCCTGACGCTGAAGGAGGGTGACCTGGCCCTGCCGGACACCTCGTCCGCGGCCGGCACCACGCAGGCTGCCGGCGGCCTGCTCAGCGGGATGTTCTCCCCCTCCTCGGCGGCTTCCGTCGGCGCGGTGAAGAACGACGACGGCACTGTGACCGTCCGTTACAAACTGCCCTATGCCTACGTTTTCATTGAGAACGTGGACAAATATATCGCTTCCTACGATGCGGCGAACCCCGACGCACCGATGACCTACGACTACACCACCCTCAAGGAGACCATCCCCTGGATGGAGATCCTGTTCTATCTGGGGATGCTGGGCTGCACCGGTTTCCTGCTCTTCTCCATGATGCGGGGCGGTGCCGGTGGCGGCGGCATCATGAACGTCGGCAAAGCCAAGGTCAAGGATGAGCATGAGAACAAGAAGACCGCGACCTTCGCTGATGTGGCCGGTGAGGACGAGGAGAAGGAAGAGCTGAAGGAAGTCGTCGAGTTCCTCAAGAGCCCGGACAAGTTCAACTCCCTCGGTGCCCGCATCCCCCACGGCGTCCTGCTCGTGGGCCCTCCGGGTACCGGCAAGACCCTGCTGGCCCGCGCCTGTGCCGGTGAGGCCGGTGTGCCGTTCTACTCCATCTCCGGCTCGGATTTCGTGGAGATGTACGTCGGCGTCGGCGCTTCCCGCGTGCGCGACCTGTTCGACAAGGCCAAGAAGACCATGCCCTGCATCATCTTCATCGACGAGATCGACGCGGTCGGCCGCCAGCGCGGCGCCGGCCTGGGCGGCGGCCACGATGAACGCGAGCAGACCCTGAATCAGCTGCTGGTCGAGATGGACGGTTTTGAGGCCAACGACGGCGTCATCGTAATGGCGGCTACCAACCGTGCCGACATCCTTGATAAGGCGCTGCTCCGCCCCGGCCGCTTCGACCGTCAGGTCTATGTCGGCCTGCCGGACGTCAAGGGCCGTGAAGAGATCCTGAAGGTCCACACCAAGAACAAGCCTCTGGCCCCGGATGTGTCGCTGAAGGTCATTGCCCAGCGCACCGCCGGTTTTGCCGGTGCAGACCTCGAAAACCTCGTCAACGAGGCCGCGCTGCTGGCAGCCCGCCGGAGCCGCAAGGCCATTACGATGGAGGATATCGAGGAGGCATCCATGAAGGTCATGGCAGGCCCTGAAAAGAAGAGCCGCGTCGTGACCCCCGAAGAGAAAAAGCTCACGGCCTACCACGAGGCAGGCCACGCGGTGGCGGGTTTCTACTGCAAGCACCACCCCCGTGTGCATGAGATCACCATCATCCCGCGCGGTCAGGCAGGCGGCTACACCATGTATCTGCCCGAAAAGGACCGCAGCTACGTGACCAAGGGCGAAATGTTCGAGGACATCGTGTCCAGCCTGGGCGGCCGTGTGGCTGAGCAGCTGATTTTGGAGGACATCTCCACCGGTGCCTCCAACGACCTGCAGCAGGCCACCAACATCGCCCGCCAGATGATCACCAAGTACGGCTTCTCCGAGCGGCTTGGCCCGGTGGTCTACGGCACCTCGCAGGAGGAGACCTTCCTGGGCCGCGACTTCGGCCAGGGCAAAGGCTACAGCGAGACGACTGCCGCCGAGATCGACAGCGAGATGCGCGATATCATCGACGAGGCCTACGAGACCTGCCGCCGCACCCTGACCGAGCACATCGACCAGCTGCATGCACTGGCACAGGCCCTGATGGAGCGTGAAAAGCTCAACGAGCAGGAGTTCAATACCGTGATGGCGGGCGGCAAGCTGTCCCCGCGTGACGGGGACGAACCCAAGGCGGAGGCATCGGCTCCGGTCGAGACGGCCCCGGTGGAGCCTGCTGAGCCGGCCGAACCGGCAGAACCTGCCGAGCAGGCCGAGAATGCCCAGCTCGGTGAAGCATTCATCCCGGAGCAGGATGCTCCGACGAGCGAAGAATAA
- the hpt gene encoding hypoxanthine phosphoribosyltransferase, whose product MSMHDDIEKVLVSEEQLKAKVAELGAQISKDYEGKNLVLVSILKGSVVFMADLMRAVSIPCSIDFMVVSSYGGSNTTSSGLVKIIKDLDGDLSGKDVLIVEDILDTGVTLSNLVPMLKMRNPNSVKICTILDKPSRRKADIQPDYEGYQVPDEFVVGYGLDYDEKYRNLPYVGVLKPAVYEK is encoded by the coding sequence ATGAGTATGCACGACGATATCGAGAAAGTTCTGGTCAGCGAAGAACAGCTGAAGGCCAAGGTCGCGGAACTGGGCGCCCAGATCAGCAAAGACTACGAGGGCAAAAACCTCGTCCTCGTCTCCATCCTGAAGGGCTCGGTGGTCTTCATGGCCGACCTGATGCGGGCGGTGAGCATCCCGTGCAGCATCGACTTCATGGTGGTGTCCAGCTACGGCGGCAGCAACACCACCTCCAGCGGCCTGGTCAAGATCATCAAGGATCTGGACGGCGACCTCTCCGGCAAGGATGTGCTGATCGTGGAGGATATCCTCGACACCGGCGTCACCCTGTCCAACCTGGTGCCGATGCTCAAGATGCGCAATCCGAACTCCGTGAAGATCTGCACCATCCTCGACAAGCCCAGCCGCCGCAAGGCCGACATCCAGCCCGACTACGAGGGCTATCAGGTGCCGGACGAGTTCGTGGTGGGCTATGGCCTGGACTACGATGAGAAATACCGCAATCTGCCCTATGTCGGCGTGCTCAAGCCCGCTGTCTACGAAAAATAA